Part of the Limihaloglobus sulfuriphilus genome is shown below.
GCTTCTGGTTTACGCCGGAATGGAAAACGATCTGTCCCATGAATATAAACAGCGGTATCAGGGTGAAGCTGTATTTGCTGAAAGTTCCCCACAGGACGGTACTTACCATGCTGGTGCCCGCGTCGAGCGATGTTACCGCGGAGAAGCCGATAAAGCCGACAACCGCCATCGCGAAACTTACCGGCGTTGCCAGCAGAAAAAGCATTGCAACCAGTGCGATTATTCCCGTGATTCCAATCATGGTCAGGCTCATATCGCGTCCTCCAGGTGGGGGTTTTTGCCGGTGGTATGGGCCTTTATCACGAGGATAATGTCAACAAGATACGCTGCGGCAAGTACCGCGAAACCGATACCGGTTATATATATAAACGGGTGGAAAATTATTCTAAGCGTCTCTGTAACTTCGTTTGAAGCCTGTATTGTCATGGCATATTTGATGATAAATACCGCCGCGATCAGCGAAAAAGCCATACATATCAGATCGTTGAGAGATTTTAGAATCCTTGATATTACCGGCGGCATCAGGTCAACCAGGACGGTGACGGCTATAAAGTCCTTTTTCATCTGGGCGTATCCCAGACCCATGGCGGCAGTTACTGCGCCGAGAAGACCCATAAGCTCCACACTGCCCTTAAGGGGGCTGCCCAGCCATCTTGAGACGATTGCCGCACAGGTGAGCAGCATCATTGAAATCAGAGAAATACCGGCGATTGCGAGTATCAGCGTATTAAATCTAAGAAGCAGTGTTTCTAAGCGGCTGTTTTTGTTTTCTTGCATTATTCAGAGGAGATGTATTCTTTTATTGCGGTTATTATGGCCTGTGTGTCTATTTCTGCGGAGTTCTGCTGTATCCATTCCACTACCATTGGCGCCAGCATCGCGTCGAGTTCGGCTTTGTCCTGGGCAGAGAGCTCGATCACCTCAACACCCTGCTCGCCGGTCGAGTACTCCATAGATTCGTTTACATGCTCGTCCATATACTCGCCTGTCCAGAGGGATTGCTCCTCGATCATATCTTCCATGACGGCCTTGACATCTTCGGGCAGACTCTGCCATTTCTGCCTGTTCATCACTACGGCGAATGGGTACACAACTGTGTCTGTCATGGTAACGTATTTGCAGATGTCGGCGTATTTGAAGTCTTTCATCACTTCCAGCGAGGAGAAAAGCCCCTCGACAACGCCTTTCTGCAGTGCCTCGGGCGTTTCGGACATCGGCATCCCGACCTGGTTGGCTCCCCAGGCTTCGAGGATTCTCGCCGCGCCGCCGCTGGCCCGCAGGTTAACGCCCTTCATATCGGCGGCTGTGCGGACTGGCTTTTTGCTCATGATGTTAGACGGTGCGGTGGTAAACATGGCAAGCACCTTTACGTCGGCGAATTCCTCGGGCTCAAACTGCTGATACAGCTTGAGCAGCGCCTTTGAGCCTGTCGCGGCGTCTTCTATGCCCAGAGGCAGGCTCAGAGCGTTTGTAACGACAAACCTGCCCGGCTGATATGCCATGCACAGGCAGCCGATGTCGGCCTGGCCGCTTATAACGCCGTCCATCATGTCCTTTGCCTCGAGCAGTGAGCCGCCCGGGTAGGTGTTTATCTCAACAGCTCCGCCAGTGCGTTTTTCTACCTCGTCTTTCCACCTTTCCATCTGGACACAGGGGAATGTCGGTGCCGGCGGGAAGTTGGCATAAGAAAGTTTGATCGCCTTAACCGGCGCAGCATCAGAGCCCTCGCCGGCGGCAGGTGCATCGTCCTTTTTACAGCCGCAAACGGCAATAATTAAAGCCATGGCAACAACCAGAGTTTTTAATGTAACATCAGCTTTCATAAGACTCTCCTTATTCAAAAGCCCTTTAATTATTTTGTATTTATAAACGGTTAAGTTTCTCTACGCAGAAACAATCTTGGATTTTAACCGAAAAACAACTAAATGTAAAGGGGAATTAGTTAAGAATTAAGATTGAGCAATTCCGTTTGTAAGGCTTTTCAGAAAATTTGCCACAAAATACTATTGATACCCAGTAGGTTAATGCGGATTAATCGGCGTTTCCTCGGCTTGCGGGCGTGCTTTGGGGGAGCAGTCGGGGCGAGCCTGGTGTGTGTTTCTTCTGGTCGTGTGATTTTAGGCGCACCGATAGTGTGGCAGGTAGTTTGTTGGTTTGTATTTGCGTTGTTATGCGGCTGATATTTTGATCGACTCTGATTTAACCAGTGAGCGTATGTAGTGCGGCTGCTTGGTTTTCACGTACCCCAATGCCGTGCCTAACATCGTGATCAGTGCCAGGTCTACTCGCATCTGCATTTTTTTAAGGCCTCGAATATAGTGAGTTTCAAAACCAAAGGAGACATCGAGCCGACTGTTGACCCTCTCGACAGAAGTCCGTTTTTTGTATTCGTCTTTCCATTTATAGCTGTCCCGCGGCAAAGCCATAAAGATACGCGGGTCTTTTTCCAACCCGATCCTGATACTCTTGCCAATTGGACAACTCCCTGATGCGGGGCATGTCAGCCCTTGATGGTGTGCCGGGCAACCGAACTTGATACTGTCTCTATCCTTCTCAAAACCCCTGTTGCACATCTTGTTGAGTTCTCCCCCCTTGCAGCACTTGCAGAACACCTCACCCTGCTGGTTGTAATATATCCTGTCAAGGCCTTCAACCGGGCTATGTTCCAACTGCGTCATATTGCGAGTATCAACAACAGCACGTATATCGTGCTCCTTCCATAACCATAGCTTGAAATCGCCGCAATCATAGCCTTTGTCTGCCGAGAGATATTCGCACTTCTCAAGAGCCTTTGAGGGACAGGCGTCAACCAGATTGTACGCCTCTAACATATCATTGTCATTACCCGGCGTTACGATACGTGCTATCGGCAGTTCATAATTGGCATCCACTGCCAGATGAACCTTGTAACCAAATATCGTTGTTTTTTTGATAATCTTACCGTTTTTATCTGTGTAAGTTTTTGTTGCCCAGCCGCCGTCAGTATCCCTTCTGCCGTCAGGCTTATTTTCTGAACCGGAGTTTGCCGCACTCTGGATGACTTTGCTGTCAATCGCTATACGCTGACCAAAGCCGGGCAGTTCCCGGGCAAGACACTCCAGAAGATTCTGGAAAATACCGGCTACTTCTGCCGGATACTCCATAAGCGACTTGAGCAGGTTGGTATAGGCGTTTGATGATGGTACCGGGTGCTCTTTGAGAGGATCAAAACCGCAGATATCCCTGAGCTGACCGTTGCGAGAAAGCTCCCGGCGAAGAGCTTCGATGGTGTTGTGCCCAAATACGATGCCGGCAAGCATTGAGTTCCAACTGGCCCGTATCGGGTAGTCATCACGTCCATTGCCGCGGCGTTTTTCGAGTGTTTGCATTAGTTGTTCATCGTCGAGCGTCTTGAGTAACAGGTCGAGCCGCTCTAAATCTCCGAGATTTTCAACATTTTGGTAGCAAAACAAGCTGGGTTGTGGTATATTAGCCATTGGTAAATCCTTTTGTAGAATATAATATAAGTTCTTTTGGTTTAATGTCTTATATTATATCACATGCAAAATGATTTACCATTTTTCTATGGGGGCAATTTGAGGTTTTTTAATGTTTTTTTCGCTCGAATCAGGCCTGAAGCCAGAGAAAAAGGGGGAAAATCGGTTTCACTGCCGTTGCTAAATCCACCCGCTCAACAACTTACAAACAAACGGAATAGCTCGAATTAGGAATTAGGAATTAAGAATTAAGAATTATGAACTAGGAATGAAAACCACGGATGGACGAGAATTGACACTAATCAGGCAATATGAATCAGGCATAAGAAATTCTGACAGGATTACAGGAATAACAGGATTTTATTTAAGTATTTTATTTTGTTCAACTTGCGAATTTTCTTCATTGCCTTCAATGCCTTCATGGTAAATAATAATCAATTATGCTCTCCGTGCCCTCCGTGTCCTCCGTGGTGGATTAAAGCATTTGAGCCACAGAAAACCGGAATCAGGCATTAGGCAATAGGCAATAGGCATAAGGCATAAGAAATTCTGACAGGATTTTATTGAATTTTTTAATCCTGTTTATCCTGTAATCCCGTCGGATGTTTTAATTGGGAATTAAGCAAAAGCGGCGCCGCCTCGCTGTGCTCGTTGTCGCGCGCACTGCAAAGTGTTTAACATTGACAGGCTGGAGAAAAGTGGACGGGGTTGTGCGGGGAATGTTTTGGGAGGATTCTGCCGCGTTTAATTACTCTTGACATTTGACTTATTGGGAGTTCTAATAATGTTTTAGCAATATGTTTCAAAGGACGTAAAAATGAGATATTTATTATTTGTTATGTTAACAGGTTCATTAGGATTTTGTCAATTGGAGCTTCCTTCGCTTATTTCGGATAATATGGTCGTTCAGCAGTCTTCCAGCGTTAAGCTGTGGGGCCGGGGCAGCGGTGAAATCACAATCAAAACCGGCTGGGGCGGCCAAACCGTCAAGACGAGAGCGGACGAGAACGGAAAGTGGCAGGCCCAGATAAAGACTCCGGCCGCGGGCAAAAGCTGGAATATGACGATAGCCGACGCCGACGGTTCTGTAGAGATACAGAATGTTACCCCAGGCGAGATCTGGTTATGTTCCGGCCAGTCGAACATGCAGTTCCCGATGCTCCGCGATGAGCATTATAAACTCCATAAGTCGGAGAGCAACCCTGATATTCGATTCTTTACGGTAGAACCTGATACGTCTGAGACGCCCATGGAAAACTGCGGCGGCCGGTGGCAGGAGTGCACGCCGGAGACGCTTTCAACCTTCAGCGCGGTCGGCTATTACTTCGGAAAGCTGCTGCA
Proteins encoded:
- a CDS encoding transposase, coding for MANIPQPSLFCYQNVENLGDLERLDLLLKTLDDEQLMQTLEKRRGNGRDDYPIRASWNSMLAGIVFGHNTIEALRRELSRNGQLRDICGFDPLKEHPVPSSNAYTNLLKSLMEYPAEVAGIFQNLLECLARELPGFGQRIAIDSKVIQSAANSGSENKPDGRRDTDGGWATKTYTDKNGKIIKKTTIFGYKVHLAVDANYELPIARIVTPGNDNDMLEAYNLVDACPSKALEKCEYLSADKGYDCGDFKLWLWKEHDIRAVVDTRNMTQLEHSPVEGLDRIYYNQQGEVFCKCCKGGELNKMCNRGFEKDRDSIKFGCPAHHQGLTCPASGSCPIGKSIRIGLEKDPRIFMALPRDSYKWKDEYKKRTSVERVNSRLDVSFGFETHYIRGLKKMQMRVDLALITMLGTALGYVKTKQPHYIRSLVKSESIKISAA
- a CDS encoding TRAP transporter small permease; translation: MQENKNSRLETLLLRFNTLILAIAGISLISMMLLTCAAIVSRWLGSPLKGSVELMGLLGAVTAAMGLGYAQMKKDFIAVTVLVDLMPPVISRILKSLNDLICMAFSLIAAVFIIKYAMTIQASNEVTETLRIIFHPFIYITGIGFAVLAAAYLVDIILVIKAHTTGKNPHLEDAI
- a CDS encoding TRAP transporter substrate-binding protein — its product is MKADVTLKTLVVAMALIIAVCGCKKDDAPAAGEGSDAAPVKAIKLSYANFPPAPTFPCVQMERWKDEVEKRTGGAVEINTYPGGSLLEAKDMMDGVISGQADIGCLCMAYQPGRFVVTNALSLPLGIEDAATGSKALLKLYQQFEPEEFADVKVLAMFTTAPSNIMSKKPVRTAADMKGVNLRASGGAARILEAWGANQVGMPMSETPEALQKGVVEGLFSSLEVMKDFKYADICKYVTMTDTVVYPFAVVMNRQKWQSLPEDVKAVMEDMIEEQSLWTGEYMDEHVNESMEYSTGEQGVEVIELSAQDKAELDAMLAPMVVEWIQQNSAEIDTQAIITAIKEYISSE